The following coding sequences are from one Rissa tridactyla isolate bRisTri1 chromosome 14, bRisTri1.patW.cur.20221130, whole genome shotgun sequence window:
- the FBXW5 gene encoding F-box/WD repeat-containing protein 5 isoform X2, whose translation MDAGGGPLLPDSVLYEIFLYLDHVDVLSVGLVCQQWHAVARDEFLWKELFYRYYRVSREVPRHPAAVSWYDEFQRLYDTIPCVEVQALKEHNDQVLHLSFSHSGCLFASCSKDCTVKIWSNELDISLQHSSNMRPYNWSYTQFSQFNSDDSLLLVSGVFVGPHNSSSGEIAVISMENFTLLSRVRNKPYDVFGCWLNETNLISGNLHRIGRITSCSVLWLNNAFQGIESENVNVVKRLFKIQNLNASTIRTVMVADCSRDSEEEEAKPKQTPEPAVQELPDEGGVTAEDGLQQFFDDIMEGRVRPAMTETELETKVAELFVRSRTKPPELNLLSTDSNSKTKYLIFTTGCLTYSPHQIGIKRILPHQMTTAGPVLGEERRSDEFFDSLDHVIDIHGHIIGMGLSPDHRYLYVNSRAWPRDCVISDPMQPPPIAEEIDLHVFDLKTMKEVKRALRAHRAYTPNEECFFIFLDVSRDFVASGAEDRHGYIWDRHYNICLAKLQHDNVVNSVAFSPVEQELLLTASDDTTIKVWRSPRAVRIQQARKPRPRKLLFSWLMNQKS comes from the exons ATGGACGCGGGCGGCGGCCCCCTCCTTCCCGACAGCGTCCTCTACGAGATCTTCCTCTACCTGGACCACGTAGACGTGCTCTCGGTGGGGCTGGTGTGCCAGCAGTGGCACGCCGTGGCCCGCGACGAGTTCCTCTGGAAGGAGCTCTTCTACCGCTACTACCGCGTCTCCCGGGAGGTGCCCCGGCACCCAG CTGCCGTCTCCTGGTATGATGAGTTCCAGAGGCTCTACGACACCATCCCTTGCGTGGAAGTGCAGGCCCTGAAGGAGCACAATGACCAGGTTTTGCACCTCAGCTTCTCCCACTCTGGCTGTTTGTTTGCATCGTGCTCCAAAGACTGTACTGTCAAG ATCTGGAGCAATGAGTTGGACATatccctgcagcacagctccAACATGAGGCCGTACAACTGGAGCTACACACAGTTCTCCCAGTTCAACTCCGATGACTCCCTCCTCCTGGTGTCAGGTGTCTTTGTGGGGCCTCACAACTCCTCGTCAGGAGAGATTGCCGTAATCAGCATGG AGAACTTCACGCTGCTTTCCAGGGTGAGGAATAAACCCTATGATGTGTTTGGCTGCTGGCTGAATGAAACCAACCTGATATCTGGCAATCTGCATCGGATTGGGCGTATAACCTCCTGCTCCGTGCTGTGGCTGAACAACGCTTTCCAG GGCATAGAGTCCGAGAATGTGAATGTAGTGAAGAGACTCTTCAAAATCCAGAACCTGAATGCCAGCACTATCCGGACCGTGATGGTGGCTGACTGCAGCCG TGacagcgaggaagaggaggccaagcCCAAGCAGACTCCGGAGCCAGCAGTACAGGAATTGCCGGATGAAGGGGGTGTGACAGCAGAGGACGGGCTGCAGCAGTTCTTTGATGATATCATGGAGGGCCGAGTGAGGCCTGCCATGACCGAGACAGAGTTGGAGACAAAGGTGGCTGAGCTGTTTGTACGCAGCAGAACTAAACCGCCTGAGCTGAACCTGCTCTCCACGGACAGCAACAGCAAGACAAAATACTTAATCTTCACCACAGGATGCCTCACCTACTCCCCGCACCAGATAG GGATTAAAAGGATCCTGCCCCATCAGATGACGACTGCCGGgccggtgctgggggaggagaggcgCTCGGATGAGTTCTTTGACTCACTGGATCACGTCATCGACATCCATGGGCACATCATCGGGATGGGCCTCTCCCCTGACCACAG gTACCTGTACGTGAACAGCCGTGCCTGGCCTCGGGACTGCGTCATCTCCGACCCGATGCAGCCGCCCCCCATCGCCGAGGAGATCGATCTCCACGTCTTCGACCTGAAGACAATGAAGGAGGTGAAAAGAGCCCTCCGGGCTCATCGGGCCTACACGCCCAACGAGGAGTGCTTCTTCATCTTCCTGGATGTCAGCAGGGACTTCGTGGCGAG TGGGGCAGAGGATCGCCATGGCTACATCTGGGACCGGCACTATAACATCTGCCTGGCCAAACTGCAGCATGACAACGTGGTCAACTCGGTGGCGTTCAGCCCggtggagcaggagctgctcctgaCAGCCAGCGATGACACCACCATCAAGGTGTGGCGCTCCCCTCGCGCCGTGCGCATCCAGCAGGCCAGGAAACCCCGGCCCAGGAAACTGCTCTTCTCCTGGCTCATGAACCAGAAAAGCTGA
- the FBXW5 gene encoding F-box/WD repeat-containing protein 5 isoform X1, whose protein sequence is MDAGGGPLLPDSVLYEIFLYLDHVDVLSVGLVCQQWHAVARDEFLWKELFYRYYRVSREVPRHPAAVSWYDEFQRLYDTIPCVEVQALKEHNDQVLHLSFSHSGCLFASCSKDCTVKIWSNELDISLQHSSNMRPYNWSYTQFSQFNSDDSLLLVSGVFVGPHNSSSGEIAVISMENFTLLSRVRNKPYDVFGCWLNETNLISGNLHRIGRITSCSVLWLNNAFQGIESENVNVVKRLFKIQNLNASTIRTVMVADCSRYDSPDLLLDYEEQLAASSTSTCPVFDLGSDSEEEEAKPKQTPEPAVQELPDEGGVTAEDGLQQFFDDIMEGRVRPAMTETELETKVAELFVRSRTKPPELNLLSTDSNSKTKYLIFTTGCLTYSPHQIGIKRILPHQMTTAGPVLGEERRSDEFFDSLDHVIDIHGHIIGMGLSPDHRYLYVNSRAWPRDCVISDPMQPPPIAEEIDLHVFDLKTMKEVKRALRAHRAYTPNEECFFIFLDVSRDFVASGAEDRHGYIWDRHYNICLAKLQHDNVVNSVAFSPVEQELLLTASDDTTIKVWRSPRAVRIQQARKPRPRKLLFSWLMNQKS, encoded by the exons ATGGACGCGGGCGGCGGCCCCCTCCTTCCCGACAGCGTCCTCTACGAGATCTTCCTCTACCTGGACCACGTAGACGTGCTCTCGGTGGGGCTGGTGTGCCAGCAGTGGCACGCCGTGGCCCGCGACGAGTTCCTCTGGAAGGAGCTCTTCTACCGCTACTACCGCGTCTCCCGGGAGGTGCCCCGGCACCCAG CTGCCGTCTCCTGGTATGATGAGTTCCAGAGGCTCTACGACACCATCCCTTGCGTGGAAGTGCAGGCCCTGAAGGAGCACAATGACCAGGTTTTGCACCTCAGCTTCTCCCACTCTGGCTGTTTGTTTGCATCGTGCTCCAAAGACTGTACTGTCAAG ATCTGGAGCAATGAGTTGGACATatccctgcagcacagctccAACATGAGGCCGTACAACTGGAGCTACACACAGTTCTCCCAGTTCAACTCCGATGACTCCCTCCTCCTGGTGTCAGGTGTCTTTGTGGGGCCTCACAACTCCTCGTCAGGAGAGATTGCCGTAATCAGCATGG AGAACTTCACGCTGCTTTCCAGGGTGAGGAATAAACCCTATGATGTGTTTGGCTGCTGGCTGAATGAAACCAACCTGATATCTGGCAATCTGCATCGGATTGGGCGTATAACCTCCTGCTCCGTGCTGTGGCTGAACAACGCTTTCCAG GGCATAGAGTCCGAGAATGTGAATGTAGTGAAGAGACTCTTCAAAATCCAGAACCTGAATGCCAGCACTATCCGGACCGTGATGGTGGCTGACTGCAGCCGGTACGATTCCCCAGACCTGCTCCTGGACTACGAGGAGCAGCTAGCTgcttcctccacctccacctgCCCGGTCTTTGATCTTGGCAGTGacagcgaggaagaggaggccaagcCCAAGCAGACTCCGGAGCCAGCAGTACAGGAATTGCCGGATGAAGGGGGTGTGACAGCAGAGGACGGGCTGCAGCAGTTCTTTGATGATATCATGGAGGGCCGAGTGAGGCCTGCCATGACCGAGACAGAGTTGGAGACAAAGGTGGCTGAGCTGTTTGTACGCAGCAGAACTAAACCGCCTGAGCTGAACCTGCTCTCCACGGACAGCAACAGCAAGACAAAATACTTAATCTTCACCACAGGATGCCTCACCTACTCCCCGCACCAGATAG GGATTAAAAGGATCCTGCCCCATCAGATGACGACTGCCGGgccggtgctgggggaggagaggcgCTCGGATGAGTTCTTTGACTCACTGGATCACGTCATCGACATCCATGGGCACATCATCGGGATGGGCCTCTCCCCTGACCACAG gTACCTGTACGTGAACAGCCGTGCCTGGCCTCGGGACTGCGTCATCTCCGACCCGATGCAGCCGCCCCCCATCGCCGAGGAGATCGATCTCCACGTCTTCGACCTGAAGACAATGAAGGAGGTGAAAAGAGCCCTCCGGGCTCATCGGGCCTACACGCCCAACGAGGAGTGCTTCTTCATCTTCCTGGATGTCAGCAGGGACTTCGTGGCGAG TGGGGCAGAGGATCGCCATGGCTACATCTGGGACCGGCACTATAACATCTGCCTGGCCAAACTGCAGCATGACAACGTGGTCAACTCGGTGGCGTTCAGCCCggtggagcaggagctgctcctgaCAGCCAGCGATGACACCACCATCAAGGTGTGGCGCTCCCCTCGCGCCGTGCGCATCCAGCAGGCCAGGAAACCCCGGCCCAGGAAACTGCTCTTCTCCTGGCTCATGAACCAGAAAAGCTGA